A single genomic interval of Oryctolagus cuniculus chromosome 19, mOryCun1.1, whole genome shotgun sequence harbors:
- the LOC100358143 gene encoding hemoglobin subunit zeta-like, which yields MSLTKSERTIIMSLWDKVSSQSEAIGTEALERLFLSFPQTKISFPHFDLRPGSAQLRAHGAEVAAALDDAVKNMDNLDSALSSLSDLLAYKLRIDPFNFRLLSHSLQVTLARNLPRDFTAEAQAAWDKFLGRMSDVKTAK from the exons ATGTCTCTGACCAAGAGCGAGAGGACCATCATCATGTCCCTCTGGGACAAGGTCTCCTCCCAGTCTGAGGCCATCGGCACTGAGGCCCTGGAGAG GCTCTTCCTCAGCTTCCCGCAGACCAAGATCTCCTTCCCGCACTTCGACCTGCGCCCGGGCTCCGCGCAACTGCGGGCTCATGGAGCCGAAGTGGCGGCCGCGCTGGACGACGCAGTCAAGAACATGGACAACTTGGATAGCGCGCTGTCCTCTCTAAGCGACCTGCTCGCCTACAAGCTGCGCATTGACCCGTTCAACTTCAGG CTCCTGTCCCACAGCCTGCAGGTCACCCTGGCCAGGAACCTGCCCAGAGACTTCACCGCCGAGGCCCAAGCTGCCTGGGACAAGTTCCTGGGCCGAATGTCTGACGTCAAGACCGCTAAGTAG
- the LOC138846919 gene encoding hemoglobin subunit zeta-like, translating into MAVDNAVKNMDNLDGTLSTLRHTLPYMLRVDPVNFRLLPNCLLVTLAGYLSRDFTTESHLTWDKFLRHVFIILTKKYP; encoded by the exons ATGGCGGTGGACAACGCGGTCAAGAACATGGACAACTTGGATGGCACGCTGTCCACGCTGAGGCACACGCTCCCCTACATGCTTCGCGTGGACCCGGTCAACTTCAGG CTGCTGCCCAACTGCCTGCTGGTCACCCTGGCCGGGTACCTGTCCAGGGACTTCACCACCGAGTCGCACCTCACCTGGGACAAGTTCCTGCGCCACGTGTTCATCATCCTGACCAAGAAGTACCCCTGA